One Capra hircus breed San Clemente chromosome 3, ASM170441v1, whole genome shotgun sequence genomic window, TGATGCCGGGGCCCCAGGAGCTCTTCTCTTGTCCACATCAGGGCATAAAAGGCATTTTAGAAATGAGGACAGAGGTGGCAGATCCCACATTGTGACTGTGGTGGAAATGAACCTTGCTGCTGGGAGTGCTGATGGAGGCTGGGCCCGGGGAAGCCCGATGAGGGAAGTCGGGGGGAGCGAGCCCAGGCCATGGCACGTCCAACACGCACCCCTTCAGCTCCTCTCTGGTGGGGAGGGGTGCACATACCATCCAAAGTGGATGCTGCAGAAAGAGCTGTGCTGGGGTCACCAGGGGAGAAGAAACCAAACTAAGAGAACGGGGATCCAATCAAGAGGACAAAGAACAACGGATGGAAGGAACGCAATTTGCCTCAAGCTTGCCAAGGTGGCAGAGGAAAGGGCATTGCAAAAGCAAACAAGGAGGGGGacgtccctgatggtccagtggttagcgcTCTGAGCTTCCGCTGCAGAGggcaagggttccatccctggtcctgtCGGCGGGGTGGCGCAGGGGGATGGAGAGAAGAAGGGTAGGCGGGAAGGAGGCCAGAGAGAAGgcacagagagaggaaagaagggagaggagggaggaggaaaagagaagggcagaggaagcagggaggaagGAGTGCAGGAAAGCAGAGGGCCGGCCCCGGCCTGGCATGACGGCCCGGGACAGTGGCAGCTGCGAGGGTGCCATCCAGGAGCCTCCATCCcaggactggggtgggggtgggattaGGCTCgggaagaggaaggaaatggaCTGAGAGACCCACAGCTCCAGGGTGACCCTGTTCCTGCATCTTACAGTCTGGCTGAGCCCCCAAGCCCAGCCATACCTCGTGTTTGAGGGGGATATACTGATTCTGCGATGCCGGGGAAGGAAGAATGCAGCGCTGTCCCAGGTGAAATTCTACAGAGATGAAAAACTCCTCCATTTCTCTAAGAACAACCAGCCTCTCTTCCTGGGGACAGCAACAGCTAACAGCAGTGGCCGGTATAACTGCACTGGGCGGGTGAAATATGCCAGAAACACGGACTCATGGGATTCAGGGACTGTCATGGTTCAAGTCCAAGGTGAGTCACCACTTGGGGGGTGGGATGGTTACGGTGCTGCTCAGGGGCCTGGTCTTAGAGGACAGCAGGGCTTGGGGCTGCACCCCTCTCTCTGGCTGCCCCTGCTGCTGAGTCAGTCGTCAGGGCCCTGAGATGCCCAAGATGCTATCTACATACCCTCCCCCACCATAGGACATGCCTGGAGTCAGGGAGGCGGAAGATGCCCTGGGCGGGCAGGGCGGGAAGAGCCCAGAAGCAACCGTGATGCTCACCGCCCCCTTGAGACCCTGAGCCAGACTCTTCCCCTCTAGGGACTAGATGACCGCTAAGGCCCGTCTGGGTCTGGCTTTCTGGGACCCCAGAGGGGCTTGGGAGCATGGGCATTGTTTCAGGGTTTTTGGGTGGGATGAGCGGTCAGGTGCTGGGAGACGGTATTCCCCGTGGGGCCTGGAGTGGGCCAAAGCTCAGACCTCAGCCTCCCCGGGACACACTGTCCAGACTCCCATCGTCAGCCCCCTGCTGTCTCTCCCCAGAGTTGTTCCTGCCTCCCGTGCTGACAGCCCTCCCCTCTCACGAGCTCTGCAAGGGGAGCCCTGTGACCCTGAGATGCCAGACAAAGCTGCACAGTCAGAAGTCTGCCTGGCGGCTGCTCTTTTCCTTCCACAAGGAGGGCCGCACCCTGCAGAACAGGAGCCACCACCCAGAACTCCACATCCcagcagccaaagagggagacgCCGGGCTTTACTGGTGCAAGGCCTCCCCTGAGGGTGGCCAGGTCCAGAAACGGAGCCCTCAGCTGGAGCTCAGGGTGTGGGgtaagtgggggaggggagatgctGCTTAGACGCCTGGGCTGTGGGCAGTGGGGGCCCTGATTGTGTGGGGAGGGGTCCCTAAGGGAGGACCCTGAGTAGTCCACTGACCTCCCAACTGCGTGCTCCCTAGCTCCTGTGTCCCGTCCCCTGCTCACCCTGAGACCCACCAGCCTAGTTGTGGGGGAAGAGGTGGAGCTCCTCTGTGAGGTCCAGAGGGGCTCCCCTCCAATCCTGTACTCATTCCACCTCAATGGGGACATCCTGCGGAACCACGTGGCTCCCCATGGGGGACCCGCCTCCTGCCTCTTCCGGGTGATGTCAGAGCAGCATGCTGGGAACTACTCCTGTGAGGCCGGGAACCGTGTCTCCAGAGAGACAAGTGAGCCTGTGACACTCTCTGTGGATGGTAGGTCTTGTCCCCCAGCCGGGCTCTGAGCCCTAGACCTCACTGCTCTGTGTTCCTCCTGCCGTGCCCGGCTCACTGCTGGGTACAGAGCAGGCGCTGCATGACTGACTGAGCATGGACCCTGCTGGGAACATCTCCACTGACCCTGGTGGGGAAATAGTGAAGCCCacggagagggaggggacaccaCGGGGGGCCACATGCTCAGCCATGGGATGCCCATCCACGGTGACATCCTTTGGTCCTTCCCTCATTCCCATTGGCCAGGCTTCTTCAGGCCAGGCGTTTCCCACTAATGCCAGCCACTCTGACgctcctgtgtgtgtctgtggtgcaTCTGTGAATTTCATCCTCAATGCTCATGGTCACCTCTACTCACTCCCCAGATCCTCAGGTCTTATCTGCCCTCACCAGTAGCAATTGGCTGGTTCCTTGGCTGCCTGCAAGCCTGCTTGCCATGACGGTCATTGCTGCTGCACTTCTGGGGTATTTCAGACCCTGGAGGAAAAATGGTTAGTAACTCTTTTGGGCCTTTTTAGTTACTGAATCCCTATGCCAGGCACAGTCCAGCCATTGGAAAGTGAGTCTGATGGGACCAATTGCTTACTTCTGGGTACTGGGAGGGAGAGGGACTTTTCTTCACACGTCACACAAAGGGGCCCCCGGAGGGACAGTTACAACTTTCAGAACTCACACACACCCAGGAGTGTGTTGGTGCAGTCACACAAACACACTGCTGCACACTCAGGCATGAATAAGGCACAAACAGAGGAATTCTTACAAGCCAAACGAGATGTAGTCCAGTGTCCTTCACATTTGAGAGACAGTCTGTGGCTGTGAATAAGACAAACCCAAGGCCTCCAACTCTCTCCTTGAAGTCAGGGGAGCTCTGGTCCACTTAGTAAGGGAGAAAGAGCACACGAGAACTGCAGTGCACATGCGTGCTCACGCACGCACACTTCTGTGCTATACTGGGCTCTGGGTGAGTGGCCATGTATGTCAGCTCAACAGGAAGGAAGTGTGGTGGAGAGGACTGGGAGTGGCCTGGTCCCAGCACTGCTATTTACCTATTcggtgaccttgggccagtcccCTCGAAGGTGCACTAAATGCCTCCCTCCTGGGAGGTTGTAAGGGCTGAGATAATGAGGTCGCATCTATCTCATACCTAATGTATTAGCCTGGCATTGAGTGGGAGCTCAGCACGTTCTCATTCTAGTTCGAGCACATCACCTGGCGGGTTCCTAGGCTGCCTTTGCTCCTGCTATATCCATTCTCCAGTTCCTCTGATCAgagtctttgaaaataaaaagtttagttaAGTCTCAGATGAGATGTGAAACTATTCCATAAGATATTGTCTACCACATGCCCGCCTCCAGCTTACATTTCAACAAGCCTCGTTTCTTTTAACAACATTTAAAGACTGAAATGTGTACTCTTGAAATAAATCCATCACGTGTTTTTGCGGaacaactacaacaacaaaaatcagatGAGAGTAATGCTATCGGCAGAGGATTCTATAGGGAAAAAGAGGctgccctgatagctcagttggcaagcaatgcagaagaccccagttcgattcctgggtcaggaagatcccctggagaagggataggctacccaccccagtattctagggcttccctagtcaggtggtaaagaatccacctgcaatgcgggagagctgggtttgatctctgggttgggaagatcccctggagaagggaaaggctacccacaccagtattctggtctggagaattccacggacagtatagtccatgaggtcgcaaacagtggaacacgactgaacaactttcccTTTCTATAGggaaaaacaagtgaaaataatTAGATAAATGGGATTTCTAGGTAATCTATGGGTTTTGAAATTCAAgactcttctcttcctgtcttggtCATGATAATTAAGCATGAATGTTGGCTTTCAAAGCAATCACCTTGGGTGGCTCCAGGTTATTCCAATTTTAACCTTTGTTCGCCTGAAGGCATGTTGAAGGGAATGGTTCCCAGCGCCAAAGCTATTTGGTCCCAGTTTATTCCTAGGGCACCTACAGTGTTTCAAATCAACCTATTTCTTCCTCCCCCAgggacatttttattttccacttgCCAAGGGCAAAAGTAATTGGTGTCGTAGACCTTCAGCTAGATTTGCTTATTCAAGTATGAGGCCCCCTCTGCTAAGGAATTTGTGATGAGTTTTCTGGGAGTTAAGCTAGCCTGCTTTTTGAGGAAGACCACCCCATCCTACAGTTCCAAGTATTCCTCCCTGTCCACAGCCAGGGTACCTGAAAGTatctctccccatccccagccaCACCACCTCGCCAGGCACCCCAGTTGGAGCTTAAGTCAGCCTCCAGCTTCCTGTCCCCTTCTTAATTTAGCAGCCTCTGTCCATCTAACTTCTCATCTCTGCTTTCCTTTAGTCTTGAGTCTAGAATCCATGCAGTCAGGCCAGGGTTGCTTTAAGGTAccaggggtcttccctggtagcctagctggtaaagaatccgcctgcattgcaggagactctggttcgattcctgggtcaggaacatccctgaagcaggggtaggctacccactccagtattcatgggcttccctggtggctcagacgataaagaatctgtctgcaatgtgggaggcctgggttggagacctttgattcctgggttgggaagatgccctggaggatgtatggcaactcactcctgtactcttgcctggagaagcccaatggacaggggagcctggcaggccacagtccacggggttgcaaagagttgggcaccacCGAGCAACTAAGGACAGCGCAGTTGGAGAGAGACGAGGCAGGCCCAGCGTTAGATGGGGAGGCAGCAGGAGTAGGGaccatgaaatgatggactgAGTTCTATTCTCCCTGCACCTGCATAAAACCtccttccctggcctggcctcagtaacagggctgttcccaccCACTCACCTTTGGGTCAAAGCTTTCAGGGCAAAGCAACACATCACAGTCTTCCCCTCCCAGCCCcaaacaagatggtggaggagcagTCACTGGTGAAAGATCTTCAAGAATAAGATGCCTTTCACATGGGACAAAGGCACATCCCTCTTCATGTGGAGACTCTGCCTCCCCACTCATTcccaccccgccaccccgccCCCACTGTCAGCTTGTGAGCACCTGGACTCCAGTTCAAAAGAAACTTGTCTCTCATGAAAATAAGACTCCTGGCGGAGGTCTTACCGTTTCAGAATCTCAGGGGCACAAATCCTTCTTTAGAATGTCACTCAGAAAATCAGC contains:
- the FCRL6 gene encoding Fc receptor-like protein 6; protein product: MLLWMVALLFVPCVGKVVWLSPQAQPYLVFEGDILILRCRGRKNAALSQVKFYRDEKLLHFSKNNQPLFLGTATANSSGRYNCTGRVKYARNTDSWDSGTVMVQVQELFLPPVLTALPSHELCKGSPVTLRCQTKLHSQKSAWRLLFSFHKEGRTLQNRSHHPELHIPAAKEGDAGLYWCKASPEGGQVQKRSPQLELRVWAPVSRPLLTLRPTSLVVGEEVELLCEVQRGSPPILYSFHLNGDILRNHVAPHGGPASCLFRVMSEQHAGNYSCEAGNRVSRETSEPVTLSVDDPQVLSALTSSNWLVPWLPASLLAMTVIAAALLGYFRPWRKNGPLPPQNLPSAPVEEQHQLYVNVHRQNESSEGAIYSEIHTIPREHEARPAQPAQQETDISVIYAEVKHPQLSKDPDKGLNRRSTTR